The Bernardetia sp. ABR2-2B DNA window TAGGAAAGTGAATACTGATTTTCCAAATAATGCAATCGTAAAGGGATTACATCTGAGCGTTCTTTGCCTATATTTCCTCCAATTTGATTGTAAAGAATTTGTGGAGCAATGCGCCAATTATCTTTCAATTTTATTTCTAAAAAACCTCCTGCGCCATATGCAAAACGACGAAAGTTTTCAATATTTCGTATTCTTGAATAGTTTGCTTGTGAAAGAAAACCTGCCGAAAGAAGTTGAGCCTGTGCAGAGTTTATGAACAAGAAAAAAACTGAAGATAAAATAGATAAAAGTAATTTCTGTTTCATTTTTTGTCGTTCAAAAAAGTATTTGTATTTATTCTGTATTTCATCATATAAATTATTTATCAATTCTGCCAAATAGTTATTGAGCGTATAAAACAAAAATAGTAGGAATTTTATGTAAATCTGGAATTTCTTTTTTCCACTCTCCGACTGTTTTTGTCTTGATAAACTGACTTTTAGAAGTAATATTTGAAGCAATACAAAGACGAGTTTTGGGGTTCAAAACCTTTAAAATATCATTCAACAAAGGATTATTACGGTAAGGAGTTTCCATAAAAATTTGTGAACGCTTTAGTTTCTTGCTTTCAGATTCTAAATTTTTAACTTCATTCTTACGTTTTTCTTTATCAATAGAAAGATAGCCATGAAAAGCAAAATTTTGTCCATTAAAACCAGAAGCCATCAAGGCAAGTAGAATAGATGAAGCCCCCACAAGTGGAACAATTTCAATATTATTTTTGTGTGCATATTCGACTGCTAATGCTCCAGGGTCTGCAACTCCAGGGCAACCTGCTTCTGACATAATTCCAATTTTTGTAGGCTCATTATTCTCATCTTTTGCAGGAATTTTCTTGAAATAGTTTTCTAGTTCTGCTTTAGTCGTTTTCTTATCTAGTTGAAAAAGAACTAAATCATCTATTACAATCCCTAATTTGAGCGCAGAAATAAAACGCCTTGCTGTTCTTAGATTTTCTACCAAAAAATACTTTGTTTGACGAATAATCATTGGAATTTCTCTAGAAAGGCTTTCTTTATTTCCTTCCTTTAACCAAATTGGAATTAAATATATTTTCATTGTATATGCTAATTGCTATCAAAAAATAATAAAATAACGTAAATATAAACTAAACTTAACAAATCGTTCACTTACTTAATATCAAAAGTGGATAAATGAAACACTAACTTTGCAGTCAAATATAGAATACCCTACTTATTCAAATTGGGGTATCTCAAAAGTAAATTCAATAAAACGAAAAATATTCAATTCATCTTGAACCTACCTCTGCAAAACCCTCTTCCTGCCAAAAACGAAAATAAAACAAATCTCTCAAAGATACTACTTCGCATATTATATGCAGTATTAATTGTTTGTTTGTTTTTGGTTTCGATAGATATGTTGATGAGTGCTTTTCGCTTGTTTGGAAAAGAGGTTGCTGATACTATTTTTTCGGTTTCATCACATCCTTTCGTTGGAATTTTTATTGGGCTTTTAATTACTGCCATTCTGCAAAGTAGTTCTACCGTTACAGCAATGGTAGTGGCTGCCGTAGCAGCAGGTGCGCTTACTATCGAAACGGCAACTCCTATTATTATGGGAGCAAATGTGGGAACAACTATTACGAGTGCTATTGTTGCATTAGGGCATATTTCGAAAAAGAAAGAACTCCGAAAAGCTTTTGCAGCAGCTAGTTTGCACGATTTTTTTAATGTATTGACAGCCCTGATTCTTTTTCCATTAGAATATTATACTCATTTTTTGTCTAATTTAGCCAAATATGTAACTGAATTACTTCCTTTTTCGGTTACTTCTGGAAATTTTATTCCTCCTATTATTTCTATTCCGTCTAATTTTGTAGTCAGTCAATTAGAGGACTATCCTATCTTGATTCTGATTTTTGCAATTCTCTGTTTGTTTTTGGCTATTCGTTTGTTTATCAATCTTTTGAAAGAGCAAATGATAGGGAAACAAAGGCAACAAATACACGAACTTTTTTTTGGAAGCACTTGGAAATCTTTTGGATGGGGATTTATTACTACGGCAGCTATTCAATCTAGTTCAGTTACTACATCATTAGTTGTTCCTTTGGTCGCTACTCGTAAGGTAAACATTCAAAAAGCTTTTCCTTTTGTTGTAGGAGCAAATATCGGAACTACACTCACTACACTTTTGGCAGCACTTTTTAAGTCAGAGGCAGCTATCACAATTGCTCTTGTTCATATTTTATTTAATCTTGTTGGTGCTATGATTTTCTTGATTATTCCTTTCATGAGACAAATTCCTATTTCACTTTCACAACGTCTGGGAATGGCTGCCATGAATAACCGAAGTAGCGCACTAGCTTATTTATTAGTTGTCTTTTTTGTGCTTCCTTTTGGAATGATTTATAGTTCTTTTCAACAGAATGACTTAGATTTGCAGAAAGTAAGCACAACAGAGATACAAAAAGACTCTTCTTTGCTTGAAGAAGAAAAAAAAAAGTAAATCTAAGAAAACGAATCTCTATAAGTTAATATACTGTCTATAAAAATAACTAAGTACGAAAAATGGATTTTCACATCATATTTATGATTTTGGGTTTTAGTTTTGCAGCCTACTCAGTAGTAGGTAACGATGTAATCCAAACATTAGGAACATTTATAAGCTCTAATGGCAAAACACCTTGGTATTTACTTTGGGCTTATACAGGAGCGATTTTGATAACTGTACTTTTTTATGGTTGGTATTCTGGACAAGGTGTAGCCTATGGAAGACTCAATGAAATTCCTTTTCCTGATGTTTTGCAATGGTGGCACGTTTTGCCTCCTTTAGTTTTACTAATTATTACTCGTTTTGGTATTCCTGTCAGTACGACTTTTTTAGTTTTGAGTGTTTTTGCTACCAAAAAGATTGGAAGCATGGTTACCAAATCAGCTTTGGGTTATTTGGTTGCTTTTGGTACTGCTATTTTTGTTTACTTTTTGATAAGCCGTTTTTTTGAAGAAAATTTTATCAGAAAAGAAATAAAGAAAAATGAAAAAAGAATATGGACAGTCTTGCAATGGGGTTCGACAGGCTTTTTGTGGTCGCAATGGTTAATTCAAGACTTAGCAAATATTTATGTATATCTTCCTCGTGGAAACGACCTTTCTACAACTGCTTTTGTTTTGTCAATGCTTATGCTAGTGGGATTATTGGGTTATATTTTTTATAGTCGTGGTGGTAAAATCCAAAAAATTGTTACAACCAAAACTAATACTACGGATATTCGTTCGGCTACTATTATCGACCTTATTTATGGAATTGTTTTGTTTATTTTTAAAGAAATGAGTGATATTCCGATGAGTACGACATGGGTTTTTGTTGGTCTTTTGGCTGGGCGTGAACTAATGATAAATCTTCGTGTCAATATGCAAGCTGCTTTTGAAGCTCGTCTGAAACA harbors:
- a CDS encoding SAM-dependent methyltransferase — translated: MKIYLIPIWLKEGNKESLSREIPMIIRQTKYFLVENLRTARRFISALKLGIVIDDLVLFQLDKKTTKAELENYFKKIPAKDENNEPTKIGIMSEAGCPGVADPGALAVEYAHKNNIEIVPLVGASSILLALMASGFNGQNFAFHGYLSIDKEKRKNEVKNLESESKKLKRSQIFMETPYRNNPLLNDILKVLNPKTRLCIASNITSKSQFIKTKTVGEWKKEIPDLHKIPTIFVLYAQ
- a CDS encoding Na/Pi symporter; the encoded protein is MNLPLQNPLPAKNENKTNLSKILLRILYAVLIVCLFLVSIDMLMSAFRLFGKEVADTIFSVSSHPFVGIFIGLLITAILQSSSTVTAMVVAAVAAGALTIETATPIIMGANVGTTITSAIVALGHISKKKELRKAFAAASLHDFFNVLTALILFPLEYYTHFLSNLAKYVTELLPFSVTSGNFIPPIISIPSNFVVSQLEDYPILILIFAILCLFLAIRLFINLLKEQMIGKQRQQIHELFFGSTWKSFGWGFITTAAIQSSSVTTSLVVPLVATRKVNIQKAFPFVVGANIGTTLTTLLAALFKSEAAITIALVHILFNLVGAMIFLIIPFMRQIPISLSQRLGMAAMNNRSSALAYLLVVFFVLPFGMIYSSFQQNDLDLQKVSTTEIQKDSSLLEEEKKK
- a CDS encoding outer membrane beta-barrel protein, producing the protein MKQKLLLSILSSVFFLFINSAQAQLLSAGFLSQANYSRIRNIENFRRFAYGAGGFLEIKLKDNWRIAPQILYNQIGGNIGKERSDVIPLRLHYLENQYSLSYIFEGNYWHYQVSAAVSGAYLWQVKYDKNPSFDLRWATHDFDVGWLVGFGLRYETGGWKWLSAEFRHYWGRNSVFLDRFGFAVRNSVYSLRLAYSLPLKMR